The Plasmodium berghei ANKA genome assembly, chromosome: 5 genomic sequence tttttttatcaaattggGGAAAAATAAACTTTAATGAATTATCCTATATAATACAACAATACTACATGTGGTATTACAATATTATcatgcataaaaaattgcatttttccatattttactatttcatttttccatataagctatccattttttcatataagttatctattttttattttttcaagtTTTGCCAATATgggttttatttttattcgcAATGTTGGTTCTACTTGacgttatttttataatttttttttaatttatttgttcatattttttaaataaaaaaatacgttaattttattttaaaaaaaataaactaatttatttaaaaaaaaaaaaaaaatttataaacatgaatattatccatttttaattttatttacttcTGGTAATCCTAGAAGTTTTAACGAGAAAATGTAATGGcttcatataaaaaaaaattaaaaaattgtattttatctatgcaatattaaatatgcaACTGTTTGTTTAAAACTCTACACTTTATATTGCCACCTTTATAGTATACTTACAAATTCAAAGGTTATACATAAAgtttatttattagtaagaaaaaaaagagttAAAAGTAAATTTCGATTCtgtttattttgtttattgtATCCTATATACACAAATtgattaatttaaattttatacaGAATTTTCAAAAGCTAAATTAGTTTATATAGCATATAATATCCAACTTTATATGCATTtctaaacatatattttaagaaaaataaccatatttttatatacttacaaataatgaagaaaaaggTAGATAATCGAATAAAAACGCTtgttgaaaataatattgccATAGGGCAACGAAGTATGTTTATAGTTATAGGGGATGAAGGAAAAAATGTTGttatgaatttttattttttattaaatcgattaattacaaataatagatcacttaatattttatggtgttatagaaaaaaactCGATTTCTGTAcaagcaaaaaaaaaagatttcgtgaaatgaaaaagaaaataaaaaaaggaacATTCGACACACAAATAGATAACAACTTTGATtcctttttaaataatgcaaatatacgatattgtttttataaagaaacacaaaatattttaggAAAAACATATTCTATGTGTATACTTCAAGacttttcatatataactccaaatatattatgtagaTGTATTGAAACTGTGATTGGTGGTggaattataatatttttaataaataaattagaagaattaaaagatatatataatttaacaTTAAActatcataaaaaatataatatgaatgGAAAATGTAatgtttataataattatatttatcgtTTTTTTCGATCTTTAAATACTTGTAAAAATGCTATGTTCATTGATGAtgaaatgaatatattaccACTTAATGATAaccatttaaatattacaaaaatattaaatgaaaattctCAAAATATGGGAATATATtctggaaaaaaaaataataatgaaactCTATTTGAAAAATCAGCAACCCTAGGGGGGTTTTTATCCCCTGACAAAAAAATGCttgcaaaaaaattagaattTTTAGAGGAAAAATGTGAAGTacttgaaaaaaaaagagaagaaaaaaaaatatctttatattcatcaaaattttataataataaagtaaatataacaaatgaaaaagtcgaaataaatgaaacacaaaatatgcaaaataatttaaatgaaatagaCAATGATGCGCAATATGCATTTCttgacaaaaatataataaaactttttaaaatatgctTAAGTATCGATCAACTCgaaattttgataaatatatgtaaaatattacGAAATgacaatgaaaaaaaaaaaaatataaaagaaatattatttaatttattagcAAATAGAGGTCGAGGAAAATCTGCTACTTTAGGattaattttatctttaagtatatattttaattacagtaatattattacttgTTCAGGTAATAATGATAGTGTTCATACgatttttgaatttttagataaagggttaaatatattaggaTATAACGAATTTAAagattatgaaaaaatatatgttaatggaaaaataaaagaaataattatatttaaaaatataaaatatttaaaacaaaaaatcaGATACTTAGATATaattgaaaatgataatattccAAATTGTGAACTTATGATTATAGACGAAGCTGCATGTATACCTAtagatattttaaaaaataaaataaaaggtGAAATTACTATTTTGTCTACTACATTAAATGGATATGAAGGAACAGGAAAAACGTTTACttttaaattgttaaaacaattaaaaaaaaaattcgtAACACAATTAACATATGATGATTTTAAACAaatcaaatatttatattttgataaagCTTTTATAGATATAACTTTAAAAAGTCCAATTAGATATAGTTATGATGATCAAGTTGAAAATTggttaaataattttttatgtttaaatTGTAATGAAACATTtagtattaaaaataatttattatccTCTCCATCCAAATGTcagttattttttgttaataaaaatgtatttaaaaattataaccAAACTAGCGAaaatcttttaaaaaaaattatgaccCTGTTCATAACTTctcattataaaaatacaccAAACGATTTAATTATGATATTAGATTCACAACAACATCATTTATTTGTCCTCATAAGTTCATCAATCGATACAAATACAATATctgttaataatattgatcAAATAGATATTTATGGTGTTATTCATTGCTCTATTGATGGAATAATAGATcaatcaaaaataaaaaagatagTTAAAGTTGAAGATATTTCTCAAATTgtgaaagaaaaaaaaaatatgactGTTCAGGATGGCAATAACGAAAATGCCAAACAAAATGATGGTGATGATGAACAGGAGGTAACGggaaatgatgaaaatagcAATGTAATAAGTAATCATATgctaaaaaatgaaattgaAGGAAATTTAATACCATATATAATTAGcgattattttaattactatttttacaaCTATATAGGAATCAGAATAGTTAGAATATCTATTCATCCATCCATGCAAAACTTAAATTACGGTTCAGAACTTTTAAAGAAAgtttatgaatattataGTTTGTACAACGACCCAAAgcgaaatattattaacagTACAGAAAacgaaaaagaaaatgtcATATTTTGTCAATGTTCAGGCgaaacaatatattttgataataaattaaaaagaataGATTATATTGGTACATGCTTTGGCCTAACTAAaaatcttttaattttttggaaaaaaaataattatattcctgtatatttaaaacaacaaaaaaatgaaataactGGAGAATTTAGTGCATTAATGTTAAGACATATAAATCCTAAactcaaaaatatatttataactttttattatgacTTTGTCAGAActttttgtaatttattACCTTATTCCTTTAAAAGATTAGAAtctttcataatatataatttgttaaatgataattacAATTTATTATCTAACCCCCCTCGTGTTAGTCGAATAAATGATTTGAAACAAGTTATTCAAAAAgaagatgaaaatattagcataaatgaaaaaactCAGAAAACGAGAGATGATGATtctgaagaaaatatagacCTCGAAAATAATGACATAATAACTTCattttataacaaaaaagaaaaattaaatgaagaaaatattttttattttttccatgcAAATGATATATGTAGGTTAAAAAGATATGTATTAGAAAGTAGAAGTTCACAAGAATTGTTATATTTGATGGATACAATAGCTAaacttatattatttaaaaaagtgaaaattGATTTAAGCATATTAGAGTATACGATTCTATATGCTGTTtcttttcaaaaaaaaacatttgcTGAAATATCGGACGAAATCCAAATTAATATCAATCAAACAAATGCTATTTTTaggaaaataattcatCGTTTCTACAATTACATAAATGTAGGTCTTCGCCATTTTTCTCGTTTTttctacatttttattcattttttctcctttttcttcattttttctttcattttttaccGCGCTCCCCTTTTAGGCCATAATGGAAAAGCAAATCGAAAAAGAGGTCAATGAAGAATTTGagcaaaaattaaaaaaaaaaaaaaaacggcTCGCAAATTCTGAACTCCCATCAAATGAATATGCAGAAGAATTAGAACAAAattctaataatataaaaaagaaacaaaaaaaagaaaaaatggcACTCATTCAAC encodes the following:
- a CDS encoding N-acetyltransferase, GNAT family, putative, yielding MKKKVDNRIKTLVENNIAIGQRSMFIVIGDEGKNVVMNFYFLLNRLITNNRSLNILWCYRKKLDFCTSKKKRFREMKKKIKKGTFDTQIDNNFDSFLNNANIRYCFYKETQNILGKTYSMCILQDFSYITPNILCRCIETVIGGGIIIFLINKLEELKDIYNLTLNYHKKYNMNGKCNVYNNYIYRFFRSLNTCKNAMFIDDEMNILPLNDNHLNITKILNENSQNMGIYSGKKNNNETLFEKSATLGGFLSPDKKMLAKKLEFLEEKCEVLEKKREEKKISLYSSKFYNNKVNITNEKVEINETQNMQNNLNEIDNDAQYAFLDKNIIKLFKICLSIDQLEILINICKILRNDNEKKKNIKEILFNLLANRGRGKSATLGLILSLSIYFNYSNIITCSGNNDSVHTIFEFLDKGLNILGYNEFKDYEKIYVNGKIKEIIIFKNIKYLKQKIRYLDIIENDNIPNCELMIIDEAACIPIDILKNKIKGEITILSTTLNGYEGTGKTFTFKLLKQLKKKFVTQLTYDDFKQIKYLYFDKAFIDITLKSPIRYSYDDQVENWLNNFLCLNCNETFSIKNNLLSSPSKCQLFFVNKNVFKNYNQTSENLLKKIMTLFITSHYKNTPNDLIMILDSQQHHLFVLISSSIDTNTISVNNIDQIDIYGVIHCSIDGIIDQSKIKKIVKVEDISQIVKEKKNMTVQDGNNENAKQNDGDDEQEVTGNDENSNVISNHMLKNEIEGNLIPYIISDYFNYYFYNYIGIRIVRISIHPSMQNLNYGSELLKKVYEYYSLYNDPKRNIINSTENEKENVIFCQCSGETIYFDNKLKRIDYIGTCFGLTKNLLIFWKKNNYIPVYLKQQKNEITGEFSALMLRHINPKLKNIFITFYYDFVRTFCNLLPYSFKRLESFIIYNLLNDNYNLLSNPPRVSRINDLKQVIQKEDENISINEKTQKTRDDDSEENIDLENNDIITSFYNKKEKLNEENIFYFFHANDICRLKRYVLESRSSQELLYLMDTIAKLILFKKVKIDLSILEYTILYAVSFQKKTFAEISDEIQININQTNAIFRKIIHRFYNYINAIMEKQIEKEVNEEFEQKLKKKKKRLANSELPSNEYAEELEQNSNNIKKKQKKEKMALIQQFNLSGSIKRKHINLKDNA